A single region of the Hyphomicrobiales bacterium genome encodes:
- a CDS encoding hypothetical protein (Evidence 5 : Unknown function): MLLTRLPLTPKDAFDLHVLSLPPAFALSQDQTLRLNENLNRLSLLKS; this comes from the coding sequence GTGTTACTCACCCGTCTGCCACTCACCCCGAAGGATGCGTTCGACTTGCATGTGTTAAGCCTGCCGCCAGCGTTCGCTCTGAGCCAGGATCAAACTCTCAGATTGAATGAGAATCTAAACCGGCTGTCACTACTCAAATCTTGA
- a CDS encoding hypothetical protein (Evidence 5 : Unknown function) codes for MTTFTEVFQARLEAIEKRAEANGFTMTDLCRKTGVARATPDRWRERAPQSVAKVDVLEAELDRLIAGKAAQ; via the coding sequence ATGACTACATTTACTGAAGTGTTCCAGGCCCGTCTGGAGGCGATTGAAAAACGCGCCGAAGCCAACGGGTTCACAATGACGGACCTGTGCCGAAAGACCGGGGTGGCGCGTGCTACGCCCGACCGCTGGCGCGAACGCGCTCCGCAGTCTGTCGCCAAGGTCGATGTTCTGGAAGCCGAACTGGACCGCCTGATCGCCGGCAAGGCCGCGCAGTAA
- a CDS encoding Uncharacterized deaminase in luxG 3'region, with protein sequence MGMAELVGSWSKDSSTQVGAVIAHADNRVVSVGYNGPPRGVEDDPSIHRDRKLRRTIHAEKNAILFARGGSTGATLYCTHHPCAQCAAMIVQAGIARVVIPPSQPEFMNRWASDIQEAAWILNEAGVPLDKVEPEWRRLEESVVGDVGIEPTTR encoded by the coding sequence ATGGGCATGGCCGAGCTTGTCGGCTCGTGGAGCAAGGACAGCAGCACCCAGGTAGGCGCCGTAATCGCTCATGCCGACAACCGCGTCGTATCGGTAGGCTACAACGGCCCGCCAAGAGGCGTCGAGGACGACCCGAGCATCCACCGGGACCGGAAGCTGCGCCGCACCATTCACGCTGAGAAGAACGCCATCCTATTCGCCAGAGGCGGGTCCACTGGCGCGACGCTCTATTGCACCCATCACCCATGCGCACAGTGCGCGGCGATGATCGTACAAGCCGGGATAGCACGCGTCGTCATACCGCCCAGCCAGCCGGAATTCATGAACCGCTGGGCGAGCGACATTCAGGAGGCTGCGTGGATATTGAACGAGGCCGGCGTGCCGTTGGATAAGGTCGAGCCGGAGTGGCGTCGCTTAGAAGAAAGTGTGGTGGGTGATGTAGGGATCGAACCTACGACCCGCTGA
- a CDS encoding hypothetical protein (Evidence 5 : Unknown function): protein MNRTPTNMLKREIDLMMKPLVTASIAFRVGTADSSHYHDMAAAFMIAMRCAETISRHNHLKAELQPAGRAMCAIFDREGWKAEPSEMAAIEEGVEIYRAILMATPRKMLSRAIRTAV, encoded by the coding sequence ATGAACCGCACGCCGACCAACATGCTCAAGCGTGAAATTGACTTGATGATGAAGCCGCTGGTCACGGCCTCGATCGCGTTCCGCGTCGGCACCGCCGACTCCAGCCACTACCACGACATGGCCGCTGCGTTCATGATCGCCATGCGCTGCGCAGAGACGATATCTCGGCACAATCACCTGAAGGCCGAGCTGCAGCCAGCAGGCCGCGCCATGTGCGCGATCTTTGATCGGGAGGGATGGAAGGCCGAACCGAGCGAAATGGCGGCCATAGAGGAAGGTGTGGAGATTTACCGGGCCATCCTGATGGCGACCCCGCGCAAGATGTTGAGCCGCGCGATCAGAACGGCGGTTTAG
- a CDS encoding DNA-binding protein, with protein sequence MTDTKHKQFLTPAELSERYDGRISVRTLANWRQTGNGPAYTKVGGAILYNLAKVEEWENRNTVQSTSEYSRQEAK encoded by the coding sequence TTGACCGACACCAAGCACAAACAATTTCTGACCCCTGCCGAACTATCCGAGCGGTACGACGGCAGGATCAGTGTCCGCACTCTTGCCAACTGGAGGCAGACCGGAAACGGCCCTGCCTACACCAAGGTTGGCGGAGCAATTTTGTATAACCTCGCCAAGGTTGAGGAATGGGAAAACCGGAACACGGTCCAGTCCACCAGCGAGTATTCTCGACAGGAAGCAAAATGA
- a CDS encoding hypothetical protein (Evidence 5 : Unknown function) yields the protein MKPTIKTDIMNHLISHGPQKAEVITRSIGCTRSATTKALRVLRDACMIYVSDYEEPAESSGQHAPVYAVGCREDAEPKAVLTSAERSRRYREKRQ from the coding sequence ATGAAGCCAACCATCAAAACCGATATCATGAATCATCTGATCAGCCACGGACCGCAGAAGGCCGAGGTTATTACGCGCAGCATCGGATGCACCCGCAGCGCGACCACCAAGGCCCTGCGCGTCCTGCGCGACGCCTGCATGATCTACGTATCTGACTACGAAGAACCGGCCGAGAGCAGCGGCCAGCATGCGCCCGTCTACGCGGTCGGATGCCGGGAGGACGCCGAGCCCAAGGCCGTGCTGACCTCGGCAGAGCGCAGTCGGCGCTATCGGGAGAAGCGCCAATGA
- a CDS encoding Phage protein, whose amino-acid sequence MKTPKGQIERTGTINFGDAYLSIWEEGESPAGRRSGLSGEWEKKFKRDVFTRIVQTLNRLGWDCAPPPIKPHDVKHYGGTVARWASQRRRDCRKGDLFGELEISGRTIKLEMWQSVNTPTRPDHGGRYEPNKEAVMPYLLRLEMERTRRRIRDYLCNVFSGYEFRPPKAEIGPDGITALEWIEQNYRESCHYNPKLGRPSGDEYGYNNKSADGGHVEHGARVWFTDWHGRILEGVAYYNINNMWWVVTGKYDRRNVASFEIYTKQPDNLRTKRNGKVRRKRLEAEIAKAVGTMDFERAAILRDILFPGNPALFVVWHKGHCLYHCANFQGYTHDKDKAGRFTAREVKGWNQEPNEVRSLAA is encoded by the coding sequence ATGAAAACACCAAAAGGCCAGATCGAACGCACAGGAACCATCAATTTTGGCGATGCCTACCTGTCCATATGGGAAGAAGGCGAATCCCCAGCCGGACGGCGCAGCGGCCTGTCCGGCGAGTGGGAGAAAAAATTCAAGCGCGACGTCTTCACGCGCATCGTGCAGACCTTGAACCGCTTGGGCTGGGACTGCGCACCGCCGCCGATTAAGCCGCATGACGTCAAGCACTATGGTGGAACGGTTGCCAGGTGGGCCTCACAGCGCCGTCGAGATTGCCGCAAGGGCGATCTATTCGGCGAACTGGAGATATCCGGGCGCACCATTAAACTCGAGATGTGGCAGTCGGTAAACACACCGACCAGACCAGACCATGGCGGCCGATACGAGCCAAACAAAGAAGCGGTCATGCCCTACTTGCTGCGCCTGGAAATGGAGCGCACGCGTCGCCGGATCCGCGACTACCTGTGCAATGTCTTCAGCGGGTACGAGTTCAGGCCGCCGAAAGCCGAGATCGGCCCGGATGGCATCACCGCGCTGGAATGGATCGAGCAAAATTACCGGGAAAGCTGCCACTATAACCCCAAGCTGGGCAGGCCAAGTGGCGACGAGTACGGCTACAACAACAAGTCCGCCGATGGCGGTCACGTCGAGCACGGCGCCAGGGTCTGGTTCACCGACTGGCACGGGCGCATTCTTGAGGGCGTCGCTTACTACAACATCAACAATATGTGGTGGGTCGTAACCGGCAAGTATGACCGGCGCAACGTCGCCAGCTTCGAAATCTACACGAAGCAACCAGACAACCTGCGCACCAAGCGCAACGGCAAGGTTCGCCGCAAGCGCCTCGAAGCCGAGATAGCCAAGGCCGTCGGCACCATGGACTTCGAGCGGGCCGCCATCCTGCGCGATATCCTGTTCCCGGGAAACCCGGCGCTGTTCGTCGTCTGGCACAAGGGCCATTGCCTGTACCACTGCGCCAACTTCCAGGGCTACACGCACGACAAGGACAAGGCCGGCAGGTTCACCGCCCGCGAGGTCAAAGGCTGGAACCAAGAACCCAACGAAGTACGGTCTCTTGCCGCTTAA
- a CDS encoding conserved hypothetical protein (Evidence 4 : Unknown function but conserved in other organisms), translating to MSNLSAASLPCASAPDRNKTDFYPTPWEVTRAIANFLFLDGVRVWEPACGEGHMSRELERCGAIVTSTTLHDQGYGQTGVDFLTAEPPAGCEWIITNPPFALAQQFIERAIALGLPSAFLLKSQYWHSSRRLALFERHFPYAVLPLTWRPDFHFGAKGGSPTMECLWTVFHPQPSNVTRYVPLRRPTDTNDLFSNQPTDRPLCI from the coding sequence ATGAGCAACCTTTCCGCAGCATCGCTGCCATGCGCGTCGGCACCAGACCGCAACAAGACCGACTTTTACCCGACCCCGTGGGAAGTGACCCGGGCGATCGCCAATTTCCTGTTCCTTGACGGCGTGCGCGTCTGGGAACCTGCCTGCGGCGAAGGCCACATGTCGCGCGAGCTTGAGCGGTGCGGCGCGATAGTCACCAGCACCACGCTGCACGATCAGGGCTATGGGCAGACCGGCGTCGACTTCCTGACTGCAGAGCCGCCAGCCGGCTGCGAATGGATTATCACGAACCCACCGTTCGCCTTGGCGCAGCAGTTCATTGAACGCGCCATCGCCCTTGGCCTGCCGAGCGCCTTCCTGCTCAAAAGCCAGTATTGGCACAGCTCGCGTCGCCTGGCGCTGTTCGAACGCCATTTCCCCTACGCGGTCCTGCCGCTGACATGGCGCCCGGACTTCCACTTTGGCGCAAAGGGCGGCTCGCCCACGATGGAATGCCTCTGGACGGTATTTCACCCGCAGCCATCGAACGTCACGCGCTACGTGCCGCTGCGCCGACCGACCGACACCAACGACCTTTTTTCCAACCAACCAACGGACAGACCCCTATGCATATGA
- a CDS encoding Exonuclease SbcC, with product MKIHHIRISNILGVDQLEFEAGQFNEISGQNGTGKTSVLEAIKSVTQTGHDATLLRKGAENRSSRACARWRRPLPSLASPSKCWSAISITNLTRRRPMNSSTCAA from the coding sequence ATGAAAATACATCATATCCGCATCAGCAATATTCTCGGCGTCGATCAGCTCGAATTCGAGGCCGGCCAGTTCAACGAAATTTCCGGCCAGAACGGCACGGGCAAGACCAGCGTGCTGGAGGCGATCAAGTCGGTCACCCAGACCGGCCACGACGCGACGCTCCTGCGCAAGGGCGCGGAGAACCGATCGAGTCGCGCGTGCGCAAGATGGCGCAGGCCTTTGCCAAGTTTGGCGTCTCCATCGAAATGCTGGAGCGCCATCTCAATCACAAACTTGACGAGACGACGACCGATGAACTCGTCGACATGCGCGGCATGA
- a CDS encoding Exodeoxyribonuclease VIII — MTDATTLYNDAGTGVFTEDPGLHGYVDLTNEQYHSGPGISKSQLDAVAISPLNYWDQYINPEREPREYKHAFAVGDGTHKLVLEPGTFEETYAVDFDKHAFPDALDTIAELKKELGTLELQISGSKPELADRLINEGGFPPERIMLHLQRQHQATMTGRIPIPARDYKNMLSMLRAVDRDPIAGPLLRGATTEQSFFWRDDVGILRKCRTDAISADGVVIPDLKTTDDVSASAFGWTIYQRRYHVQAAFYLDILRGLYGSDAPRVFAFVAAQKTRPYDVAVHYLTEEHIQAGRLLYQRDLALLTDCMARDYWPGVARGQLIEAQLPQRAMDILYEAN; from the coding sequence ATGACAGATGCCACGACCTTATATAACGATGCCGGAACGGGGGTTTTCACAGAAGATCCCGGACTGCACGGCTACGTTGACCTGACAAACGAGCAGTATCATTCCGGGCCGGGCATATCGAAATCCCAGCTCGACGCGGTAGCGATCAGCCCGCTCAATTATTGGGATCAGTACATCAACCCAGAACGCGAACCGCGTGAGTACAAGCACGCTTTCGCTGTTGGCGACGGCACGCACAAGCTGGTGCTTGAACCCGGCACCTTCGAAGAAACCTACGCGGTCGACTTCGATAAGCACGCTTTCCCAGACGCGCTGGACACAATAGCCGAGCTTAAAAAGGAACTCGGCACGCTTGAACTGCAGATATCAGGCAGCAAGCCGGAGCTGGCCGACCGCCTGATCAACGAGGGCGGGTTTCCGCCAGAGCGGATCATGCTGCATCTGCAGCGCCAACATCAAGCGACCATGACCGGTCGCATTCCCATTCCGGCCCGCGACTACAAGAACATGTTGAGCATGCTGCGCGCCGTCGACCGCGACCCGATCGCCGGTCCATTGCTGCGCGGCGCCACGACCGAGCAGTCGTTTTTCTGGCGCGACGACGTTGGCATCCTTCGAAAGTGCCGCACGGACGCGATCAGCGCCGATGGCGTCGTCATCCCCGACCTGAAAACCACCGACGATGTATCCGCATCCGCCTTCGGCTGGACGATCTACCAGCGCCGCTACCACGTCCAAGCCGCGTTCTATCTGGACATATTGCGCGGCCTGTACGGCAGCGACGCGCCCAGAGTCTTTGCCTTTGTGGCCGCGCAGAAAACGCGCCCCTACGACGTGGCCGTCCACTACCTGACCGAGGAACACATTCAGGCGGGGCGGCTGCTGTACCAGCGCGATCTGGCCCTGCTGACCGACTGCATGGCGCGGGATTATTGGCCCGGCGTTGCACGCGGCCAACTCATTGAGGCCCAGCTGCCGCAGCGGGCCATGGATATTCTCTACGAGGCAAACTGA
- a CDS encoding hypothetical protein (Evidence 5 : Unknown function): MHMTFNSNPGAPVRYEVEHRDRCILIYGDIPIDALPRNGQRWSSNGTNSLRSWAKKYQRGAHAEQPAAPPKPTPS, encoded by the coding sequence ATGCATATGACATTCAATTCCAACCCGGGCGCCCCCGTGCGCTACGAGGTTGAGCACCGCGACAGGTGCATCCTGATCTACGGCGATATACCGATTGACGCCCTACCCCGCAATGGGCAGCGCTGGTCGAGCAATGGGACGAACTCACTGCGCTCATGGGCGAAGAAATACCAACGTGGGGCTCACGCAGAGCAACCGGCAGCGCCCCCAAAACCTACGCCCTCATGA
- a CDS encoding conserved hypothetical protein (Evidence 4 : Unknown function but conserved in other organisms) — MAVKRNRINIEVTASTGPETDRNDPAPKDDALMLLARLIGRQIAREQFERKLAAERKAYGDLRS, encoded by the coding sequence ATGGCAGTCAAGCGGAACAGGATCAATATCGAGGTTACAGCCTCGACCGGACCGGAAACGGACCGGAATGATCCCGCACCCAAAGACGATGCCTTGATGTTGCTGGCTCGCCTGATTGGTCGCCAGATCGCCCGCGAGCAGTTCGAGCGTAAACTGGCAGCGGAACGCAAAGCATATGGCGACCTGCGTAGCTGA
- a CDS encoding hypothetical protein (Evidence 5 : Unknown function), with the protein MNGAAQLPVPVDARVVLDASWRAVVAYRYDAVVGMSDYGAYLGAAVLAPRADKLGHAHEAAIPLG; encoded by the coding sequence GTGAATGGTGCGGCGCAGCTTCCGGTCCCGGTGGATGCTCGGGTCGTCCTCGACGCCTCTTGGCGGGCCGTTGTAGCCTACCGATACGACGCGGTTGTCGGCATGAGCGATTACGGCGCCTACCTGGGTGCTGCTGTCCTTGCTCCACGAGCCGACAAGCTCGGCCATGCCCATGAAGCGGCGATCCCACTTGGATGA
- a CDS encoding Resolvase domain protein — MTRVALYARYSSDNQREASIEDQLRICREQAKREKWKIVGTYKDAGISGASMILRPGIQALLQDAQAGQFDIVLAEALDRISRDQADVATFYKHLRFAGVPIVTLSEGEISELHVGLKGTMNALFLKDLAAKTHRGIRGRVEEGKSGGGLCFGYNVIKQLDARGDPIRGDREINEAEANVIRRIFHEFAAGVGPRTIARTLNEEGVPGPAGKLWSDTTIRGHVKRGTGLVNNELYIGRLIWNRLRYIKDPSTGKRVSRLNPESEWIIKDVPELRIVDDELWHSVRVRQGEIAEKFANVTEAVRKHHKKNRLNGTRRPKSLLSGLVFCGSCGGPYSLRGADRFACSNHISKGTCSNSRTIPREDLEARVLSGLKDRMMAPEIVEEAMRAYAEETNRLNRERRSSGDAWKAELVKIEKQIRGIIEAIKAGMFHESMKAEMDTLEARKTELNTLLADAQEDTPDILPSASAIYTKKVSDLTKALNRKEERQEAAETLRGLIEKISLTPGPERGEIYATLHGELVAILNWTEQQVIGNAAKTTKPAADATGLSLSVVAGTGFEPVTFRL; from the coding sequence ATGACCCGCGTTGCGCTTTATGCCCGATATTCTTCCGACAATCAGCGCGAAGCGTCGATCGAGGACCAGCTCCGTATCTGCCGCGAACAGGCGAAGCGCGAGAAGTGGAAGATCGTCGGAACCTACAAGGATGCTGGCATCTCCGGCGCGAGTATGATCCTGCGCCCCGGCATTCAGGCACTCCTCCAGGACGCGCAAGCAGGCCAGTTCGACATCGTACTGGCTGAGGCGCTGGATCGCATCAGTCGTGACCAGGCTGACGTCGCCACCTTTTATAAGCATCTCAGATTCGCAGGCGTTCCGATTGTCACGCTATCCGAGGGCGAGATCAGCGAGTTGCATGTCGGCCTCAAGGGCACGATGAACGCGCTATTTCTCAAAGACCTCGCGGCAAAGACGCATCGCGGCATTCGGGGCCGCGTCGAGGAAGGCAAGTCAGGTGGCGGGCTCTGCTTCGGATACAACGTCATCAAGCAACTCGATGCCCGCGGTGATCCTATTCGCGGGGACCGGGAGATCAACGAAGCCGAGGCAAATGTTATCCGGCGCATCTTCCACGAGTTCGCCGCCGGCGTGGGTCCGCGAACCATCGCCCGCACATTGAACGAGGAAGGTGTCCCCGGTCCGGCTGGCAAACTCTGGAGCGACACCACCATCCGCGGTCATGTGAAGCGCGGCACAGGGCTGGTCAACAATGAACTCTATATCGGCCGCCTCATCTGGAACCGGCTTCGCTACATCAAAGATCCATCGACCGGAAAGCGCGTCTCACGTCTGAACCCGGAATCGGAATGGATCATCAAGGATGTGCCGGAGCTACGTATTGTAGATGACGAACTCTGGCATTCAGTTCGTGTCCGACAGGGCGAGATCGCCGAAAAGTTTGCCAACGTCACCGAAGCCGTGCGCAAGCACCACAAAAAGAACCGCCTGAACGGCACACGTCGGCCCAAGTCTCTTCTGTCCGGCCTGGTGTTCTGTGGCTCCTGCGGAGGCCCCTACTCGCTTCGCGGCGCTGATCGGTTCGCCTGCTCGAACCACATCAGCAAGGGCACCTGTTCAAACAGCCGCACGATCCCGCGTGAGGATCTGGAAGCCCGCGTGCTCTCCGGCCTGAAGGACCGCATGATGGCGCCTGAGATCGTCGAGGAAGCGATGCGTGCCTATGCCGAGGAGACCAACCGGCTGAACCGGGAACGCCGCTCCAGCGGCGATGCCTGGAAAGCGGAACTGGTAAAGATCGAGAAGCAGATCCGCGGCATCATCGAGGCGATCAAGGCTGGCATGTTCCATGAGAGCATGAAGGCAGAGATGGACACGCTGGAGGCGCGCAAGACCGAACTGAACACCCTGCTGGCCGACGCGCAAGAGGACACACCAGACATTCTGCCGAGCGCCTCGGCGATCTATACGAAGAAGGTTTCTGACCTGACCAAGGCGCTCAATCGCAAGGAAGAGCGACAGGAAGCAGCCGAGACATTGCGCGGCCTGATCGAGAAGATTTCGCTGACACCGGGGCCAGAACGCGGCGAGATTTACGCAACGCTACACGGCGAACTGGTCGCGATCCTCAACTGGACGGAGCAGCAAGTCATTGGAAATGCTGCAAAAACAACAAAACCCGCAGCGGATGCTACGGGTTTGTCGTTATCAGTGGTTGCGGGGACAGGATTTGAACCTGTGACCTTCAGGTTATGA
- a CDS encoding hypothetical protein (Evidence 5 : Unknown function), with amino-acid sequence MGGPVPLGYEVRDKKLVIHLDEADQVRLIFERYVEFGCLTKLARSLREEGIRTKISRRRDGTLRGGIPFTKGPLAYLLRNRVYVGEVIHKGRYYPGVHDPVMPQALFDGVQQELDAKARNAGSHRIAGSLLTGRIFDDRGNRMTPTTTKKGGARYRYYTSCVLAQGRKEEAGSVTRVDELTTGSVTDTRQIARREGCSERSVRMTLNLAFLSPDIMRAAVEGRLPHGVGTTSLADTPPCWRAQTRDLIHQVGAASDS; translated from the coding sequence GTGGGCGGGCCAGTCCCGCTCGGGTACGAGGTCCGGGACAAAAAGCTCGTTATCCATCTCGACGAGGCCGATCAGGTCCGGCTCATCTTCGAAAGGTATGTCGAATTCGGCTGCCTCACGAAGCTCGCCCGGTCACTTCGCGAGGAGGGCATTCGCACCAAGATCAGTCGGAGGCGGGATGGCACGTTGCGCGGTGGAATCCCCTTCACCAAGGGCCCGCTGGCCTATCTGCTCCGGAACCGGGTCTACGTCGGCGAGGTGATCCACAAGGGCCGGTATTATCCTGGAGTGCACGATCCCGTCATGCCTCAGGCTCTCTTCGATGGGGTCCAGCAGGAGCTAGACGCGAAAGCCAGAAACGCCGGCTCACACCGAATCGCCGGGTCCTTGCTGACCGGGCGCATCTTTGACGACCGCGGCAACCGCATGACCCCGACGACGACCAAGAAGGGAGGCGCGCGATATCGCTACTACACGTCCTGTGTTCTGGCTCAGGGACGCAAAGAGGAGGCAGGCTCGGTGACGCGGGTGGACGAACTGACGACAGGCAGCGTAACCGACACAAGGCAGATCGCGAGACGGGAAGGTTGCAGTGAACGATCGGTGCGGATGACGCTGAATCTTGCTTTCCTGTCGCCGGACATCATGAGAGCAGCAGTCGAGGGAAGGCTGCCTCACGGTGTCGGGACAACCAGTCTTGCCGACACGCCTCCATGTTGGCGAGCGCAGACGAGGGACCTCATTCATCAGGTGGGCGCGGCGTCTGACTCTTAA
- a CDS encoding Antitoxin, which produces MPTTTSLEFQRKFGQYLNESHREPVEITRHGRREFVLMSAAQYDHLLSAAQRRGETVEAASEPEQN; this is translated from the coding sequence ATGCCAACCACAACCTCCCTCGAATTTCAGCGCAAGTTCGGACAGTATCTGAACGAGTCTCACCGTGAGCCGGTAGAGATCACGCGACATGGTCGGCGCGAGTTTGTGCTGATGTCGGCAGCCCAATATGACCACCTACTGTCAGCGGCGCAGCGCAGGGGCGAGACAGTCGAAGCCGCCTCCGAACCTGAACAGAATTAA
- a CDS encoding hypothetical protein (Evidence 5 : Unknown function) — MAQAFAKFGVSIEMLERHLNHKLDETTTDELVDMRGMINSLKEGIPASELFAKSDDEQPADTSAADAIKTAAKKGAESPKRQPQQAAAKAEQAKEEKAEKAEPEQKQPPADEKAEPAEQPKQQESKAVQKQSKAAKDPEPASEPEPTSAAKQESAPQQEPGDDNEVDLF, encoded by the coding sequence ATGGCGCAGGCCTTTGCCAAGTTTGGCGTCTCCATCGAAATGCTGGAGCGCCATCTCAATCACAAACTTGACGAGACGACGACCGATGAACTCGTCGACATGCGCGGCATGATCAACTCGCTCAAGGAGGGCATCCCAGCGTCGGAGCTGTTCGCCAAGTCCGACGACGAGCAGCCGGCCGACACGTCCGCCGCCGACGCCATCAAGACAGCGGCCAAGAAGGGCGCCGAGAGTCCCAAGCGCCAGCCCCAGCAGGCAGCGGCCAAGGCCGAGCAGGCGAAGGAAGAAAAGGCCGAGAAGGCCGAGCCGGAACAGAAGCAGCCACCTGCCGACGAGAAGGCCGAGCCTGCCGAGCAGCCCAAGCAGCAAGAGAGCAAGGCCGTGCAAAAACAGAGCAAGGCTGCGAAAGACCCGGAACCCGCATCCGAGCCAGAACCGACGTCAGCGGCCAAGCAGGAAAGCGCGCCGCAGCAAGAGCCCGGTGATGATAACGAGGTGGACCTGTTTTGA
- a CDS encoding conserved hypothetical protein (Evidence 4 : Unknown function but conserved in other organisms), with product MAQSRLGSLVESVANVAVGYGVAVGAQMLIFPLFGVHISVADNMLIGALFTVVSIARSFALRRLFNRLHS from the coding sequence ATGGCGCAGTCACGCCTTGGCTCGCTGGTCGAGTCCGTCGCGAATGTGGCCGTAGGTTACGGCGTCGCTGTCGGCGCGCAGATGCTGATCTTTCCGTTGTTCGGCGTGCACATATCGGTCGCCGACAACATGCTGATCGGTGCGCTGTTCACCGTGGTGTCGATAGCCCGGTCATTTGCCCTGCGAAGGCTGTTCAATCGCCTTCACTCCTGA
- a CDS encoding HU family DNA-binding protein, which translates to MNKIDLSREVAAITGLSATQADSAVDALSLALRREFIATGNTYVPGIGRLTTAERGERQGRNPRTGEPVTIPKRKVVKFKAKPDLVDAIQ; encoded by the coding sequence ATGAACAAAATCGACCTTAGCCGTGAAGTCGCTGCAATCACCGGGCTGTCCGCTACGCAGGCAGACAGCGCTGTTGACGCGCTGAGCCTCGCGCTGCGCCGCGAGTTTATAGCCACCGGCAACACCTACGTGCCAGGCATCGGCCGTCTGACCACTGCCGAGCGCGGCGAGCGCCAGGGACGCAATCCACGCACGGGCGAGCCGGTCACTATACCGAAGCGCAAGGTGGTCAAGTTCAAGGCAAAACCCGACCTTGTCGACGCTATCCAGTAA
- a CDS encoding hypothetical protein (Evidence 5 : Unknown function), with translation MNMITPPAALAPDTAITVVLRDYQDRLVDKVRVALRSHMAVLMVAGTGSGKTVMFSYISKNAANRGKRILILAHRDTLIKQASRKLRDYGVQHGIIMAGFTPNPHRRVQVASVQTIVRRLAAMAKRGDYFDIIVVDEAHLSAANSYMKVFAAFPKARILGVTGSPIRLDGKGLGRNAGCVYDTIVQDVTLKELIEDAYGEDPDAVRKGLAGKGPTLLARAAGEYSGQINKVERL, from the coding sequence ATGAACATGATCACGCCGCCAGCTGCGCTGGCACCAGATACCGCAATAACAGTCGTTCTCCGGGACTATCAGGACCGGCTTGTCGACAAGGTCCGGGTGGCCCTGCGCTCCCATATGGCCGTGCTGATGGTAGCGGGCACGGGATCAGGCAAGACGGTCATGTTCAGCTACATCTCTAAAAATGCCGCCAATCGCGGCAAGCGCATCCTGATTCTGGCGCACCGCGATACCCTGATCAAACAGGCCAGCCGCAAGCTGCGCGACTACGGCGTGCAGCACGGCATCATCATGGCGGGCTTTACGCCAAACCCGCACCGCCGGGTGCAGGTCGCGTCCGTGCAGACCATCGTGCGCCGGCTGGCGGCCATGGCAAAGCGCGGCGACTACTTCGACATTATCGTAGTCGACGAGGCGCACCTGTCGGCGGCCAACTCGTACATGAAGGTTTTTGCCGCCTTCCCAAAGGCACGAATCCTCGGGGTAACAGGTTCGCCGATCAGGCTGGATGGCAAAGGCCTGGGCCGTAACGCTGGCTGCGTCTACGACACCATCGTCCAAGACGTAACGCTCAAAGAGCTGATTGAGGACGCCTATGGGGAAGACCCAGACGCGGTGCGCAAGGGCCTGGCAGGAAAAGGGCCAACGCTGCTGGCCCGTGCCGCTGGGGAATACTCAGGGCAAATTAACAAGGTCGAGCGGCTCTAA